A genomic stretch from Dissulfurispira thermophila includes:
- a CDS encoding c-type heme family protein gives MSYELNNTGKFLRNLTLSTKFTLAIGFILLTFCVIFSLLIYLHLKNRVIEDANEKTRIIMTQINAVGDYIKHTLRPKMFEVLPNVQNKEEFVVEAMSTTHVTQEVMKRFNADMKDYVFKRVSDNPLNPMDKADELHERLIAFFRENKWQRSWNGIIKAEDKEFLIRVKAIIVEKGCLKCHGAPSTAPKGLIKKYGTKSGFRWKEGDIIGVESVTVPIDIAIGQIKEIAISTFVFGFITLLFLFISLQGAFWSLVSRPLSKLTSVFKGIANGTEPLNQNLIITSHDEIGELTESFNQMAKHLYNAQEDLRKNAETLRSIFEGISDPLALINPDCTPEITNHAYREWISKGKSAVFTKRCEPENCDPDTMCPICFLAKAKKEKKAVSEYWEGDDGNYYYVHLYPIFDDKGDVFKAVHYVKDITDKRKMEEQLRMAEKLAAIGQLSAGIAHEINNPLGGVRLCFNNLMTTSMDEKTKKTHIDVINSGLARIQDIVKQLLDFSKKSALSISPASINTLIENVLNLTDYLISKREIKIIKKLSPDVPEIMVDPNKMEQVFLNIILNAVQSMNGDKGLLTIETSCNNGFCIASFADSGHGISEEILPYIFDPFFTTKPVGEGTGLGLSVSKSIIEQHKGKILVETNPKGTKFTVMLPCDEG, from the coding sequence TTGTGTAATATTTTCTCTCCTAATATATCTTCATCTGAAAAATAGGGTAATAGAGGATGCCAATGAAAAGACCAGGATTATAATGACCCAGATAAACGCTGTTGGAGATTATATTAAACATACATTGCGTCCAAAGATGTTTGAGGTGCTTCCTAATGTGCAGAATAAGGAGGAGTTTGTTGTGGAAGCAATGTCAACAACACATGTGACCCAAGAGGTAATGAAGAGATTTAATGCTGATATGAAGGATTATGTCTTTAAAAGAGTTTCTGATAATCCGCTGAATCCAATGGACAAAGCTGACGAACTCCACGAAAGGTTGATAGCATTTTTCCGGGAAAATAAATGGCAAAGATCATGGAATGGCATAATTAAGGCAGAGGATAAAGAGTTTCTCATTAGAGTTAAAGCGATAATTGTAGAGAAAGGATGCCTTAAATGTCACGGAGCCCCCTCTACGGCACCAAAAGGGCTTATTAAAAAATATGGAACAAAGAGTGGTTTTAGATGGAAAGAAGGAGATATAATTGGCGTTGAGTCTGTAACTGTTCCCATTGATATTGCGATCGGACAGATTAAAGAGATAGCTATTTCTACCTTTGTGTTTGGCTTTATAACTCTTTTATTTCTTTTTATATCACTTCAAGGTGCATTCTGGAGTCTTGTAAGCAGACCGTTGAGCAAATTGACCTCTGTATTTAAAGGTATTGCTAATGGCACAGAGCCTCTGAACCAGAATCTTATCATCACCTCACATGATGAGATTGGAGAATTAACAGAATCTTTTAATCAGATGGCAAAACATCTCTATAATGCTCAAGAGGACCTAAGAAAAAATGCTGAAACTCTCCGCTCAATTTTTGAAGGTATTAGTGACCCCCTTGCTCTCATAAATCCTGATTGCACGCCAGAAATCACCAATCATGCATATCGAGAGTGGATCTCAAAAGGTAAAAGCGCGGTCTTTACAAAAAGGTGTGAGCCAGAAAACTGTGACCCTGATACAATGTGTCCTATTTGTTTTCTGGCGAAGGCAAAAAAGGAAAAAAAGGCTGTTTCTGAGTACTGGGAAGGTGATGATGGGAATTATTATTATGTGCATCTCTATCCTATATTTGATGATAAGGGAGATGTATTCAAGGCAGTGCATTATGTCAAAGATATAACAGATAAAAGAAAAATGGAAGAGCAGTTGAGGATGGCTGAAAAGCTTGCTGCTATTGGTCAGCTTTCTGCGGGAATAGCCCATGAAATAAACAATCCATTAGGTGGGGTAAGGCTTTGTTTTAATAATCTAATGACCACATCTATGGATGAAAAAACAAAGAAAACACATATCGATGTGATCAATTCAGGGCTTGCAAGGATTCAGGATATTGTAAAACAACTTCTGGATTTCTCAAAAAAATCAGCACTGAGTATCTCTCCAGCATCCATAAACACTCTTATAGAGAATGTACTGAATCTGACAGATTATCTTATATCAAAAAGAGAGATAAAGATTATAAAAAAACTCTCTCCTGATGTCCCTGAGATAATGGTTGACCCAAATAAGATGGAACAAGTATTTTTAAATATTATCCTAAACGCTGTCCAATCAATGAATGGAGACAAAGGTCTATTAACTATAGAGACATCTTGTAATAATGGTTTTTGCATCGCCTCTTTTGCTGATTCCGGACATGGTATCTCTGAAGAGATCTTACCTTATATCTTTGATCCATTTTTTACTACAAAACCTGTTGGAGAGGGCACAGGACTTGGTCTTTCAGTTAGTAAATCAATAATAGAGCAACATAAGGGCAAGATATTAGTTGAAACTAATCCAAAAGGCACAAAATTTACTGTGATGTTACCTTGTGATGAAGGGTAA
- a CDS encoding Crp/Fnr family transcriptional regulator: MKTLSRDTFIEIFPFFRKAPDSLIEEILSTARYQAFLANTIVYTEGDSCSSIALLLSGEIRVYKIGENGREITLYEIGAGETCILNASCILSSKKYPAHALSTKGGKMMLIPSREFRGMVARYEDMRDFIFGLLSDRLTAVMALVEDVAFGRMDERLIDYIIEKSEDGILNATHQKIASDLGTSREVVSRLLKDFERKGKVILSRNSIQLKN, translated from the coding sequence ATGAAAACTTTATCACGCGATACTTTCATCGAAATTTTTCCATTTTTCAGGAAAGCGCCTGATAGTCTAATAGAAGAAATCCTGTCAACAGCTCGTTATCAAGCCTTTTTAGCTAATACGATTGTCTATACTGAAGGGGATTCATGCTCATCCATCGCTCTTTTGCTTTCAGGAGAAATCAGAGTTTATAAGATCGGAGAGAACGGTCGTGAGATAACATTATACGAGATTGGTGCGGGAGAAACATGCATACTCAATGCATCTTGCATATTGTCTTCTAAAAAGTATCCAGCGCATGCCTTATCCACGAAAGGGGGAAAGATGATGCTTATCCCCTCCAGAGAGTTCCGCGGGATGGTTGCAAGATATGAGGACATGAGAGACTTTATTTTTGGACTCCTCAGCGATCGCCTTACGGCTGTGATGGCTCTTGTAGAAGATGTCGCATTCGGCAGAATGGATGAAAGACTGATAGATTACATCATCGAAAAATCTGAGGATGGCATTTTGAATGCAACACATCAAAAGATAGCAAGCGACCTCGGCACATCGAGAGAGGTTGTAAGTAGGCTGCTGAAGGATTTCGAGAGAAAGGGTAAAGTTATCTTATCAAGAAATTCCATTCAATTGAAAAATTGA
- a CDS encoding aminopeptidase, protein MITKTIQAIYKTNLGVKRDEKVLVFTDRITPSEVLHENALCMRERLRDISLLTAEIGKAFTKKISYYEYAATGSHGAEPPEELWGIAFGKQIVSELKMHKLLSPLIKKEVTDKEINIAEAIISKNKRSAVNVVIALSNYSTSHTRFRDFLTRVCGCRYASMPIFEVSMLETSMNVDWKRLSKRTKSIARIVNTAETIEIKTPNGTYITMSKKGRKALSDDGILTKPGSFGNLPSGEVFFAPVEGSAKGRLVLEWAPTRELKSPITLIIEKGIVKEIIGDEPYADLLRAKLNERDENKNIAELGIGTNDKAKRPDNILESEKILGTIHIALGDNSSFGGNIKTPFHQDFVFFKPTVRLIKKDRSETYLIKNGVLMP, encoded by the coding sequence ATGATTACAAAGACCATTCAGGCAATATATAAGACAAATTTAGGAGTTAAAAGAGACGAGAAGGTCCTTGTCTTTACAGACAGGATTACACCTTCGGAAGTCTTACACGAAAACGCCCTTTGTATGCGTGAAAGGCTGAGGGATATATCTTTATTAACAGCAGAGATTGGAAAGGCATTTACTAAAAAAATTTCTTATTATGAATATGCTGCTACAGGGAGCCATGGTGCTGAGCCTCCTGAGGAATTGTGGGGCATAGCATTTGGGAAACAGATTGTAAGCGAACTCAAAATGCATAAGCTTTTATCACCCCTTATAAAAAAAGAAGTTACAGATAAGGAAATAAACATAGCAGAGGCCATTATTTCTAAAAACAAGCGGTCTGCTGTAAATGTAGTAATTGCCCTTTCAAATTATTCAACGAGCCACACGAGATTCAGGGATTTTTTAACTCGCGTATGCGGATGTCGTTATGCGAGTATGCCAATATTCGAGGTCTCGATGCTCGAAACCTCTATGAATGTTGATTGGAAAAGGCTTTCAAAAAGGACCAAGTCCATAGCAAGAATTGTTAATACAGCAGAAACCATAGAAATAAAAACCCCAAATGGCACTTACATCACCATGTCAAAGAAAGGTAGAAAGGCATTATCTGATGATGGCATACTCACAAAACCCGGGTCATTCGGCAATCTTCCATCAGGTGAGGTCTTTTTTGCACCTGTTGAAGGAAGTGCAAAGGGAAGGCTTGTTCTTGAATGGGCTCCAACAAGGGAATTAAAATCTCCCATAACTTTAATCATTGAGAAAGGCATTGTAAAAGAGATAATCGGAGATGAGCCTTATGCTGATTTGCTAAGGGCAAAGCTCAATGAGAGGGATGAAAACAAAAATATTGCAGAGCTTGGAATAGGAACGAATGACAAGGCAAAGAGGCCTGACAATATCCTCGAATCAGAGAAGATTTTAGGGACAATACACATTGCCCTTGGTGATAACAGTTCCTTTGGAGGAAACATAAAGACGCCATTTCATCAGGATTTTGTGTTTTTCAAACCGACGGTAAGGCTGATAAAAAAGGACCGAAGTGAGACATATCTGATTAAAAATGGGGTGTTGATGCCCTGA
- a CDS encoding putative sulfate exporter family transporter, which yields MVEKGQGIDEDKLSEGRCDTVETCEPELKKGISEDWLSLWLGLFIFALSLFAFTGNDILGWATSTKVWTDINKSISPVSKKFQTVKGEITKIEDNKVTLKKADGKEETITVKDASGLKIGDTYEKKGISGFTSLIMTYVFLLVVMGIGAAALRANIGKFVVGFTIVFWISYICWLIGHYAYIAALDPKKSGVTWSLRLSGEAGFIIALIVGLIIGNFFPKVSATLKEVLRPELFVKTAIVIMGSLLGLKAAESLGLATAVMFRGLCAIVEAYLIYWAIVYFVARKYFKFSREWAAPLASGISICGVSAAIATGGAIRARPVVPVMVSSLVVIFAVIELVILPFFAQQALWKEPLVAGAWMGLAVKTDGAAVTSGAVTDGLIRAKALTEAGINYKEGWITMTATTVKLFIDIFIGVWAFILALIWCTKIECKEGQKVQAIEIWHRFPKFVLGYAITFIIFLLICLPATRAIQPVDEKVKPIKEEIVKLEKQLPTVTEPAAQAALKEKIKANKDKIKELESPIKDQKTTIARAKDATSGSNVFRVMFFLLTFFTIGVVSNFKKLWEEGIGKLAAVYILCLFGFIIWIGLVISWIFFHGVKPPVITG from the coding sequence ATGGTAGAGAAAGGGCAAGGAATAGATGAAGATAAACTATCAGAAGGAAGATGTGACACAGTAGAGACCTGCGAGCCTGAGCTAAAGAAAGGTATAAGTGAAGACTGGTTGTCCTTATGGTTAGGATTATTCATATTTGCACTTTCACTCTTTGCATTTACAGGGAATGATATTCTTGGCTGGGCAACATCAACAAAGGTTTGGACAGATATTAACAAATCAATCTCGCCTGTATCAAAGAAATTTCAGACAGTAAAAGGTGAAATCACAAAGATCGAAGACAACAAGGTTACCCTTAAAAAAGCAGACGGTAAAGAAGAAACTATTACTGTAAAGGATGCCTCAGGATTAAAGATAGGCGATACATATGAAAAGAAGGGCATTTCTGGGTTCACATCATTAATAATGACCTATGTTTTTTTGCTGGTAGTAATGGGTATAGGTGCTGCTGCATTGAGGGCTAATATAGGCAAATTTGTAGTCGGATTTACGATAGTTTTCTGGATTTCCTATATATGTTGGCTCATTGGTCATTATGCATATATAGCAGCCCTTGACCCCAAAAAATCAGGAGTGACATGGTCACTAAGGCTTTCTGGCGAGGCTGGGTTTATTATCGCCCTTATAGTTGGGCTCATCATAGGAAACTTCTTCCCAAAAGTCTCTGCAACACTAAAAGAGGTTTTAAGGCCCGAGTTATTTGTAAAGACAGCGATTGTTATAATGGGGTCTCTTCTTGGTCTTAAGGCTGCAGAGTCACTCGGTCTTGCAACAGCAGTTATGTTCAGGGGTCTTTGTGCTATTGTAGAGGCATACCTCATCTATTGGGCAATTGTTTATTTTGTTGCGAGAAAATACTTTAAATTCAGCAGAGAATGGGCAGCACCCCTTGCATCAGGTATATCCATATGTGGGGTCTCAGCCGCTATAGCAACGGGAGGTGCGATAAGGGCAAGGCCTGTGGTTCCTGTAATGGTCTCCTCTCTGGTGGTTATTTTTGCTGTTATAGAGCTTGTAATATTGCCGTTTTTTGCTCAACAAGCGCTATGGAAAGAGCCTCTTGTGGCTGGTGCATGGATGGGTCTTGCTGTTAAGACTGATGGGGCAGCAGTAACAAGCGGGGCAGTCACAGATGGGCTTATCAGGGCAAAGGCACTTACAGAGGCGGGCATAAATTACAAAGAGGGTTGGATAACAATGACCGCCACCACAGTGAAACTCTTTATAGACATATTTATAGGGGTATGGGCATTTATTCTGGCACTAATATGGTGTACTAAAATCGAGTGTAAGGAAGGACAAAAAGTTCAAGCCATAGAGATATGGCACAGATTCCCTAAGTTTGTGCTTGGGTATGCCATAACATTCATTATATTTCTGTTAATCTGCTTACCTGCTACAAGGGCAATACAGCCTGTGGATGAAAAGGTAAAACCAATAAAAGAAGAAATAGTTAAATTGGAAAAACAGCTTCCCACAGTTACAGAACCTGCAGCACAAGCAGCCTTGAAAGAAAAGATCAAGGCAAATAAAGACAAAATAAAAGAATTAGAGTCACCGATTAAAGACCAAAAAACAACTATAGCAAGGGCAAAGGATGCAACAAGCGGAAGCAATGTGTTCAGGGTGATGTTTTTCCTTCTCACCTTCTTTACAATAGGCGTAGTATCCAATTTTAAGAAGTTGTGGGAAGAAGGGATTGGTAAACTGGCAGCGGTCTATATACTCTGCCTGTTTGGGTTCATTATATGGATAGGACTGGTTATCTCATGGATATTCTTCCATGGCGTAAAACCGCCTGTGATAACGGGATAA
- the cutA gene encoding divalent-cation tolerance protein CutA: MEAIVVYITTPNEDDAAKIAKALVEQRLAACVNIIGGIRSIYSWQGKIEDDAEVLMIVKTQRCLFKPLKKLVKELHSYTVPELIALSIIEGSEDYLNWLKEVTQ, from the coding sequence ATGGAAGCAATTGTAGTATATATAACCACACCAAATGAAGATGATGCAGCAAAGATAGCAAAAGCACTTGTCGAACAAAGGCTTGCCGCCTGCGTGAATATTATAGGGGGAATTCGCTCGATTTACTCATGGCAAGGTAAGATTGAGGATGATGCAGAGGTCTTGATGATTGTCAAGACACAAAGGTGTTTATTTAAGCCGTTGAAAAAGCTCGTAAAGGAACTGCACAGTTATACAGTGCCAGAGCTTATTGCCCTGTCAATAATTGAAGGTTCAGAGGATTATCTAAACTGGTTGAAGGAAGTAACGCAATGA
- a CDS encoding YgaP family membrane protein, with protein MKKNIGNVERVVRIIGGAAIMSLAFVGPQTPWAFFGAIPLLTGLLGWCPPYALFGISTCKTNK; from the coding sequence ATGAAGAAAAATATTGGCAATGTTGAAAGGGTAGTAAGGATAATAGGAGGTGCTGCAATAATGTCGCTGGCATTTGTCGGACCGCAGACGCCATGGGCGTTTTTTGGAGCGATTCCCTTATTGACAGGGTTGCTTGGATGGTGCCCGCCATACGCTCTGTTTGGCATTTCTACATGCAAAACCAACAAATAA
- the uvrB gene encoding excinuclease ABC subunit UvrB, with protein MDKFSLTTNFSPKGDQPNAIEQLTDGVIKGLKHQVLMGVTGSGKTFTIANVIDSVNKPTLVIAHNKALAAQLYGEFKELFPKNAVEFFVSYYDYYQPEAYIPATDTYIEKDAMINDDIDRLRHSATMSILERKDVIVVASVSCIYGIGSPEDYLGMHLFIEEGMRTKRDELLKKLVEMLYIRSDADFKRGAFRVRGDIVEIYPSFSRDTAIRIEFFGDDIDAIYEFDPLTGQKNKRLQRLVIYPNSHWITPKPKLEKAFKGIEDELRERISYFKNKGEILYAQRIEQRTRFDLEMLKEFGYCHGIENYSRHLSGRLPGEPPYTLIDYLISGPSKGDYLMIIDESHATIPQIGGMYEGDRSRKQTLVDYGFRLPSALDNRPLKFEEFACRINQVIYVSATPAEYEIKKSNGRIIEQIIRPTGLMDPKMTVRPVKGQVDDLLGEIKKRVERGERVLVTTLTKKMAEDLTDYYIELGIRAKYLHSDIDTLERVEILRDLRLGQFDVLIGVNLLREGLDLPEVSLVAIFDADKEGFLRSERSLIQTAGRAARNINGEVILYADTITRSMKKALDETERRRKIQSEYNEKMKITPETIKSDIKDILSSIYESDYFTVPVVAEEKAEYELSEDTIKRLETEMKEAAKNLDFERAAQIRDKIKELKNRMLKIGYKQ; from the coding sequence ATGGACAAGTTTAGTTTGACAACAAACTTTTCTCCAAAAGGCGACCAGCCAAATGCCATTGAGCAACTAACCGATGGAGTTATAAAAGGACTCAAGCATCAGGTGCTTATGGGGGTCACAGGCTCTGGCAAGACATTTACAATCGCAAATGTCATTGATAGTGTAAATAAACCAACCCTTGTCATAGCGCATAATAAAGCACTCGCAGCTCAACTGTATGGTGAATTCAAGGAATTATTCCCTAAAAACGCGGTGGAGTTTTTTGTCAGTTATTATGATTACTACCAGCCTGAGGCATACATACCAGCAACTGATACCTATATAGAAAAAGATGCCATGATAAATGATGACATCGATAGATTAAGGCACTCAGCAACAATGTCAATACTCGAGAGGAAAGATGTAATCGTTGTAGCATCTGTTTCGTGCATATATGGGATAGGTTCTCCAGAAGATTATCTTGGAATGCATCTATTTATTGAAGAAGGGATGAGGACAAAGCGAGATGAACTTTTAAAAAAATTGGTCGAAATGCTTTATATTCGTTCTGATGCTGATTTCAAAAGAGGGGCATTCAGGGTAAGAGGTGATATTGTTGAAATATACCCTTCTTTTTCACGCGATACAGCAATAAGAATAGAATTTTTTGGAGACGACATTGATGCTATATATGAGTTCGACCCGCTGACAGGACAAAAAAATAAGAGACTTCAAAGGCTTGTGATTTATCCAAACAGCCATTGGATTACTCCAAAACCAAAACTCGAAAAGGCATTTAAGGGCATAGAGGATGAACTCAGAGAAAGAATAAGTTATTTCAAAAATAAAGGTGAAATCCTCTATGCTCAGAGGATTGAACAGAGGACAAGATTTGATCTTGAAATGCTAAAGGAATTTGGCTATTGTCACGGCATAGAAAATTATTCGAGACATTTAAGTGGAAGACTGCCAGGAGAGCCTCCATATACACTTATAGACTACCTGATAAGTGGTCCTTCAAAGGGAGATTATCTCATGATAATAGACGAATCTCATGCCACAATTCCTCAAATCGGAGGCATGTATGAAGGCGATCGCTCAAGAAAACAGACCCTTGTTGATTATGGATTTAGATTACCTTCTGCCCTTGATAATAGGCCTTTGAAATTCGAAGAATTTGCTTGCAGAATAAACCAGGTGATATATGTCTCTGCAACGCCCGCTGAATACGAGATCAAAAAATCTAATGGAAGGATTATTGAACAGATTATAAGACCCACAGGACTTATGGACCCTAAAATGACAGTAAGACCTGTTAAAGGACAAGTAGATGACCTTTTAGGAGAAATTAAAAAAAGAGTAGAAAGAGGAGAAAGGGTGCTTGTTACGACATTAACAAAGAAGATGGCAGAGGATTTGACAGATTATTATATAGAACTCGGAATAAGGGCAAAGTATCTGCACTCTGATATAGATACACTCGAAAGAGTAGAGATATTAAGGGACCTGAGACTCGGACAATTTGATGTGCTGATAGGCGTAAACTTATTGAGGGAAGGGCTTGATTTGCCCGAGGTTTCTCTTGTTGCAATCTTTGATGCTGACAAAGAAGGCTTTCTGCGATCCGAGAGGTCTTTAATACAGACAGCAGGTCGTGCAGCAAGAAATATAAACGGAGAAGTAATACTGTATGCAGACACAATAACACGCTCTATGAAAAAGGCACTCGATGAAACCGAAAGGAGAAGGAAAATCCAGTCTGAATACAATGAGAAAATGAAAATTACTCCTGAAACAATAAAGAGCGACATAAAGGATATATTGAGCTCAATTTATGAGTCAGATTACTTTACAGTGCCAGTGGTAGCTGAAGAAAAGGCTGAATATGAATTAAGTGAGGATACTATTAAAAGGCTTGAGACAGAAATGAAAGAGGCTGCAAAAAATCTGGACTTTGAAAGGGCAGCACAAATAAGAGATAAAATTAAAGAACTAAAAAATAGGATGCTAAAAATTGGCTATAAGCAATAG
- a CDS encoding sigma-54-dependent transcriptional regulator, with the protein MKGKILIIEDEPTMRVGISHLLTSSGYVVKTCGDGAEGLSVIEKEGFDLIITDLKLPKFDGLAILKHVKKTTPETGVIIMTAYADVRTAVQATKDGAFDYIAKPFSNDEILIIVERFLKFKNLEIELSRLKESVNKQIGFENIVAISPSMKDIFDRISSIAKTDIPVLIQGESGTGKELVANAIHNLSLRRDKPYIKINCAAIPENLFESELFGHEKGAFTGAVITKKGKFEFADKGTIFFDEIGDMPLGLQAKLLRVIEDQTITRLGGNKPINVNVRGIFATSKNLKDCATAGSFREDLFYRINIVPIIIPPLRKRKEDIPCLIEHFLKCFGEKYSKPELKVSPSAYESLMSYDYPGNVRELKHAIERAVLLSKNGLIDIKDLPDEFFIQKTENTPLNLSLQDGVMFAERQIIINALKETRGKKIEAAKRLGISRKVLWKKIKEYNIQNVSQWEQKSNNVPKEKHDD; encoded by the coding sequence ATGAAGGGTAAGATATTAATAATAGAAGATGAACCGACCATGAGGGTTGGGATAAGTCACCTTCTCACATCTTCTGGTTATGTAGTGAAAACCTGTGGAGATGGGGCAGAGGGGCTTTCTGTGATAGAGAAAGAAGGCTTTGATTTAATTATCACAGACCTCAAGCTTCCTAAATTTGACGGGCTTGCAATCCTAAAGCATGTAAAGAAAACAACCCCAGAGACAGGTGTTATTATTATGACAGCTTATGCTGATGTTAGGACAGCAGTACAGGCTACCAAAGATGGGGCTTTTGATTATATCGCAAAACCATTTTCTAACGATGAGATACTGATTATAGTAGAAAGATTTTTAAAATTTAAAAACCTCGAAATAGAGTTGAGTCGTCTTAAGGAGTCTGTAAATAAACAGATAGGGTTTGAAAATATTGTAGCTATAAGCCCTTCAATGAAGGATATTTTTGACCGTATATCATCTATAGCCAAAACAGACATCCCTGTTCTTATTCAGGGAGAAAGCGGCACAGGAAAAGAACTCGTGGCAAATGCAATCCATAACCTCAGCTTGAGAAGAGACAAGCCATATATAAAGATAAATTGTGCTGCAATACCAGAGAATCTTTTTGAATCTGAGCTTTTTGGTCACGAAAAGGGTGCTTTCACAGGCGCGGTAATAACAAAAAAGGGTAAATTTGAATTTGCAGATAAAGGGACTATATTTTTCGATGAGATAGGGGATATGCCTTTAGGGTTACAGGCAAAACTTTTGAGGGTTATTGAAGACCAGACCATTACGCGACTTGGCGGCAATAAACCTATCAATGTAAATGTAAGAGGGATATTTGCAACAAGCAAAAATCTAAAGGATTGCGCTACTGCCGGCTCATTCAGAGAGGATCTCTTTTACAGGATAAATATAGTTCCTATAATTATTCCACCTTTAAGAAAAAGGAAGGAAGATATTCCCTGTCTTATAGAGCATTTTTTAAAATGTTTTGGAGAGAAATACTCAAAACCTGAACTGAAGGTTTCACCCAGTGCATATGAATCCTTAATGTCTTATGATTATCCAGGAAATGTTCGTGAACTGAAGCATGCTATAGAGCGAGCAGTCTTGCTCTCTAAAAATGGATTGATAGACATAAAGGATCTTCCAGATGAATTCTTCATTCAAAAGACAGAAAATACACCTCTTAATTTATCACTTCAGGATGGGGTTATGTTTGCAGAGAGGCAGATAATAATTAATGCATTGAAAGAGACAAGAGGCAAAAAAATAGAGGCTGCAAAAAGACTCGGAATAAGCAGAAAGGTCCTCTGGAAAAAAATTAAAGAATATAATATTCAAAATGTTTCCCAATGGGAACAAAAATCCAATAATGTTCCCAAAGAGAAACATGATGATTAG
- the purF gene encoding amidophosphoribosyltransferase → MKSLFHNIHEECGIFGVYGHPEAANLVYLGLYALQHRGQEGAGICSSDGAQFHLEKSIGLVADIFTEKRIKRLPGSMAIGHNRYSTAGGGGLKNVQPLVANYALGTIAIAHNGNLINAERLKDELETDGAIFQSTSDSEVILHLIARSKEDNPHYRIAEALRSVSGAYSLLFLRESELIAVRDPMGVRPLSIGQVDGAYVIASETCAFDLIGAEYLRDVEPGEMVIINHNGLQSVRILQSIRKAFCVFEFIYFARPDSYIFNHICVNTMRKEFGRQLAKESLVDADIVIPVPDSGVPAAIGFAEHGKLHFDFGLIRNHYIGRTFIEPKQSIRHFGVKIKLNPVRDLLKDKKVIVVDDSIVRGTTSKKIVKMIREVGGAKEVHMRICSPPTVGPCFYGIDTPTRQELIASSHITEEIRKYITADTLSYLSIEGLKSIIPNPENYCTACFDNNYPIQFPEDRLEQMELVFA, encoded by the coding sequence ATGAAAAGCCTCTTTCATAATATCCATGAAGAATGTGGTATCTTTGGTGTGTATGGACATCCAGAGGCGGCTAATCTTGTATATCTTGGACTTTATGCGCTACAGCATCGTGGGCAAGAAGGGGCTGGTATATGTTCTTCTGACGGTGCCCAGTTTCATTTAGAAAAATCTATAGGCCTTGTTGCTGATATATTTACAGAAAAAAGGATAAAGCGTCTTCCCGGAAGCATGGCAATAGGGCATAACAGATATTCCACCGCGGGCGGCGGAGGTCTTAAGAATGTCCAACCTCTTGTTGCAAACTATGCACTTGGAACTATTGCAATAGCTCACAATGGCAACTTGATAAATGCCGAACGATTAAAAGATGAGTTGGAAACAGATGGTGCCATATTTCAGTCAACATCTGACAGTGAAGTAATTCTTCATCTTATAGCGAGGTCTAAAGAAGATAACCCGCACTATCGTATTGCAGAAGCACTTAGAAGTGTCAGCGGTGCATATAGCCTTCTTTTTCTGAGGGAATCAGAGTTGATCGCTGTAAGGGATCCAATGGGGGTTAGACCCCTTTCAATCGGACAGGTTGATGGTGCTTATGTGATTGCATCAGAGACATGTGCTTTTGATCTCATAGGTGCTGAATACCTGAGAGATGTGGAGCCCGGGGAGATGGTAATTATAAATCACAACGGACTTCAATCTGTGAGGATATTACAGAGCATCAGAAAGGCATTCTGTGTGTTTGAATTTATATACTTTGCGCGTCCAGACAGTTATATATTCAATCACATATGTGTCAACACAATGAGAAAGGAATTTGGGAGACAACTTGCAAAAGAGTCTCTTGTGGATGCTGATATAGTTATACCTGTGCCTGACTCAGGAGTTCCTGCAGCAATTGGTTTTGCAGAACATGGGAAACTCCACTTTGATTTTGGATTGATAAGAAATCACTACATAGGAAGGACATTCATAGAGCCAAAACAGAGCATAAGGCATTTTGGAGTAAAGATAAAGCTCAACCCAGTAAGAGATCTATTGAAAGACAAGAAGGTTATTGTTGTGGATGATTCAATAGTGAGAGGGACAACGAGCAAGAAGATCGTAAAAATGATAAGGGAAGTTGGCGGTGCAAAAGAGGTTCATATGAGGATATGTTCTCCTCCTACGGTTGGACCGTGTTTTTATGGGATAGATACACCTACAAGACAAGAATTAATTGCATCAAGCCATATTACAGAAGAGATAAGGAAATATATAACTGCTGATACCCTTTCCTATTTAAGCATTGAGGGATTAAAGAGCATTATTCCTAATCCTGAGAACTACTGCACAGCATGTTTTGACAACAACTATCCTATACAGTTCCCTGAAGACAGATTAGAACAAATGGAGTTAGTATTTGCATGA